Proteins encoded in a region of the Stieleria neptunia genome:
- a CDS encoding DUF6807 domain-containing protein, producing MKCSVLGDRCGAGLWMVLVICGLGRSAIAQDYHPPRCEIVPLANHEVSLRIDGREKLRWHYGPQYPRPFFYPFNGPSGETLTRMGHPGAQNHDHHRSVWFAHHKVDGVNFWADGTGSVIRQTHWYRYRDGDDEAVMATHLVWIDGEGVERMQQDVVVALMGIENDAETAEHAVEFQLTFRPGEGRGKVTLEQTNFGVLAVRVAASLSAYFGGGRLTNDAGVQGEPSLHEKQSRWMDYSGPIAVPAAGGRKLVEEGITYFDHPSNPGFPTHWHVRQDGWMGASPGMKTAIEITDENPLVLRYLLYAHSGAVDLERAESVHEAFENRPGFRIRKPNQEEPHRQYEVERMR from the coding sequence ATGAAATGTAGTGTGTTGGGTGATCGATGCGGTGCCGGATTGTGGATGGTGCTGGTGATCTGTGGATTGGGACGTTCAGCGATCGCACAGGATTATCATCCGCCCCGATGCGAGATCGTGCCGCTGGCCAATCATGAAGTCTCCTTGCGAATCGATGGTCGCGAAAAGCTGCGTTGGCACTATGGACCACAGTACCCGCGACCGTTTTTTTATCCGTTCAACGGACCGTCGGGAGAAACGTTGACGCGGATGGGGCACCCGGGCGCCCAGAATCATGACCACCATCGATCCGTCTGGTTTGCCCACCACAAAGTCGACGGCGTGAATTTTTGGGCCGACGGCACCGGATCCGTCATCCGACAAACCCACTGGTATCGTTACCGTGACGGGGATGATGAAGCCGTCATGGCGACGCACCTGGTCTGGATCGACGGCGAGGGCGTCGAGCGAATGCAACAGGATGTCGTCGTCGCGTTGATGGGGATCGAGAACGACGCGGAAACCGCCGAGCACGCGGTCGAGTTTCAATTGACGTTTCGTCCGGGCGAGGGAAGAGGCAAGGTGACGTTGGAGCAGACCAATTTCGGCGTTTTGGCCGTCCGCGTGGCCGCCAGTCTGTCCGCCTATTTCGGAGGCGGACGATTGACCAACGACGCCGGTGTTCAGGGCGAACCGAGCCTGCACGAGAAACAGTCACGGTGGATGGATTATTCCGGCCCGATCGCCGTACCGGCCGCTGGGGGACGCAAGCTGGTCGAAGAAGGGATCACGTATTTTGATCATCCGAGCAATCCCGGCTTTCCGACGCATTGGCATGTCCGCCAAGACGGCTGGATGGGGGCGTCACCCGGGATGAAGACCGCGATCGAGATTACCGATGAAAATCCGCTGGTGCTTCGCTATCTGCTGTACGCCCATTCCGGAGCTGTTGATCTGGAACGCGCCGAATCGGTTCACGAAGCGTTTGAGAATCGTCCGGGGTTTCGAATCCGCAAGCCGAATCAAGAGGAACCGCACCGGCAGTATGAGGTGGAGCGGATGCGGTAG